The Flavobacteriales bacterium TMED191 genome has a window encoding:
- a CDS encoding nucleotide exchange factor GrpE: MAKKTKAQIKTLENEISELKDKYLRLAAEFENYKKRTRKEKQDSIKYGKESIVNPILTILDDFDRAKKTNEKDVKGYLLISQKFQDILFKHNLKRIEIKTLETFDVEKHEAISSLDVKDKKKKGKVIEEIEAGYLLDEKIIRYPKVIIGK, from the coding sequence ATGGCTAAAAAAACAAAAGCTCAAATAAAAACTCTTGAAAATGAAATAAGTGAACTAAAAGATAAATATCTTAGACTAGCTGCAGAATTTGAAAACTATAAAAAACGCACACGAAAGGAGAAACAAGACTCAATTAAATATGGCAAGGAAAGCATTGTTAATCCAATACTAACTATTTTAGATGATTTTGATAGAGCAAAAAAAACTAATGAAAAAGATGTAAAGGGCTATTTATTGATTAGCCAAAAGTTTCAAGATATCTTATTTAAACATAATTTAAAAAGAATAGAAATTAAAACTCTTGAAACATTTGACGTAGAAAAACATGAAGCTATCAGCAGCCTAGATGTCAAAGACAAAAAGAAAAAAGGCAAGGTCATTGAAGAAATTGAAGCTGGTTATTTACTAGATGAAAAAATTATAAGGTACCCCAAAGTAATAATTGGAAAATGA
- the dnaJ gene encoding molecular chaperone DnaJ — protein MSKRDYYEVLGVTKNANNKEIKQAYRKLAVKYHPDRNEGDKAAEEKFKEAAEAYEVLSNPEKKSRYDQFGHQGMSGSRGFGGFSNMSDIFEQHGDIFGDIFGSAFGRQTSDRRINKGSNLRIRIKLSLKEIHEGVTKKIKIKRLVPDPNTQYQTCTVCGGRGTVTKIANTILGQMQTTSTCGNCQGSGKVITKRSPQTDAQGMIQKEELTEITIPAGVSEGMQLKISQKGNHAPYQGIPGDLHILITEEPHPDLKREGRNLHYDLYISIPDAILGCEVEIPTISGKAKITIQNGVQSGKILRLKAKGITDIESRTKGDLLVHINIWTPGKINKDQKDFFIQQNDAKEFKPQPKNQKSFFEKVKEMFN, from the coding sequence ATGAGTAAACGAGACTACTATGAAGTGCTTGGCGTAACAAAAAACGCTAACAATAAAGAAATTAAACAAGCTTACAGAAAGCTTGCAGTCAAGTATCACCCTGATAGGAATGAGGGCGACAAAGCAGCAGAGGAGAAATTTAAAGAAGCGGCAGAAGCATATGAAGTTTTAAGTAATCCTGAAAAAAAATCAAGATATGATCAATTTGGGCATCAGGGAATGTCTGGCTCAAGAGGTTTTGGAGGATTTTCTAACATGAGTGACATCTTTGAGCAACACGGAGATATTTTTGGAGATATTTTTGGAAGTGCATTTGGTCGCCAAACATCAGACCGAAGAATAAATAAAGGAAGTAATTTAAGAATTCGTATTAAATTAAGTTTAAAAGAAATCCATGAAGGAGTAACAAAAAAAATTAAAATAAAACGTTTAGTCCCTGATCCAAATACACAATATCAAACATGTACTGTTTGTGGCGGGAGGGGAACTGTTACAAAAATCGCTAATACAATTTTAGGTCAAATGCAAACTACATCAACATGTGGAAATTGTCAAGGAAGTGGAAAAGTAATTACAAAACGTTCTCCTCAAACTGATGCGCAAGGAATGATCCAGAAAGAAGAATTAACTGAAATAACAATACCAGCAGGAGTTTCTGAAGGGATGCAACTAAAAATCAGTCAAAAAGGAAACCATGCACCTTACCAGGGTATTCCTGGTGATTTACACATATTGATCACGGAAGAACCTCATCCCGATCTTAAAAGAGAAGGCAGAAACCTACATTATGATTTATATATTAGTATTCCTGATGCTATTTTAGGATGTGAAGTTGAAATACCAACTATTTCAGGGAAAGCGAAAATCACAATACAAAATGGTGTACAAAGTGGAAAAATTTTAAGATTAAAGGCCAAAGGAATCACTGATATTGAATCTAGAACAAAAGGTGACTTATTGGTCCACATTAATATATGGACCCCTGGAAAAATAAATAAAGATCAAAAAGACTTTTTTATACAACAAAATGATGCAAAGGAATTTAAGCCCCAACCTAAAAATCAAAAGTCATTTTTTGAAAAAGTCAAAGAAATGTTTAATTAA
- a CDS encoding sigma-54-dependent Fis family transcriptional regulator translates to MQKILIIEDEIAIRNVLKNILLDENKKFQIDEASNGEEGFKKITEKNYNLIICDIKMPKMDGIEVLEKSIHLGIDTPFVMISGHGDIETAIECIKKGSFDYISKPPDLNRLLTTIRNGLNNQTLKKENKILRKKFGNKDNMIGDSQKMNAIRNIIEKIAPTEARVLITGENGTGKELVAHSIHRQSNRSKIPMIEVNCAAIPSELIESELFGHEKGSFTSAHKLKKGKFELADQGTLFLDEIGDMSLSAQAKVLRALQENKISRVGGEKEININVRVIAATNKNLQDEILNKNFREDLLHRISVIPIQMPSLKERSEDIPLLVDYFLEVICKSHGVVKKHIDSDAISMLKEYNWPGNIRELRNVIERLIILSEDTITAKDVKLHG, encoded by the coding sequence ATGCAGAAAATATTAATTATAGAAGATGAAATTGCCATAAGAAATGTTTTAAAAAATATATTATTAGATGAAAACAAAAAGTTTCAAATTGATGAAGCATCTAATGGTGAAGAAGGTTTTAAAAAAATCACTGAAAAAAATTATAATCTAATTATTTGTGATATTAAAATGCCAAAAATGGATGGCATTGAGGTTTTAGAGAAAAGCATACACTTGGGGATTGACACACCATTTGTAATGATCTCAGGCCATGGTGACATAGAGACAGCTATTGAATGTATTAAAAAAGGATCTTTTGATTATATATCAAAACCACCAGATTTAAACAGACTGTTAACTACAATTCGAAATGGCTTAAATAACCAAACACTCAAAAAGGAAAATAAAATTTTAAGAAAAAAATTTGGTAATAAAGATAATATGATTGGTGATTCACAAAAAATGAATGCCATTAGAAATATAATTGAAAAAATTGCCCCAACTGAAGCTCGAGTACTTATTACAGGCGAAAATGGAACTGGTAAAGAACTAGTTGCCCATTCCATTCACAGGCAAAGTAACAGGTCAAAAATCCCAATGATTGAGGTTAATTGTGCAGCCATTCCCTCTGAATTAATAGAAAGTGAATTATTTGGACATGAAAAAGGATCATTTACATCTGCCCATAAATTAAAAAAAGGCAAATTTGAATTAGCCGATCAAGGAACTTTATTTCTTGATGAAATTGGAGACATGTCTTTGTCTGCACAAGCCAAAGTTCTAAGAGCACTACAAGAAAATAAAATAAGTCGAGTCGGGGGTGAAAAAGAAATCAATATTAATGTAAGAGTAATTGCTGCAACAAATAAAAACCTACAAGATGAAATTTTAAATAAAAATTTTAGAGAAGACCTCTTACATAGAATAAGTGTAATTCCTATTCAGATGCCTTCTTTAAAAGAAAGGAGTGAAGATATTCCATTATTAGTAGATTACTTTTTAGAAGTAATTTGTAAAAGTCATGGTGTTGTAAAAAAACATATTGATAGTGATGCAATTTCAATGCTTAAGGAATATAATTGGCCGGGAAATATTAGGGAATTAAGAAATGTAATTGAAAGACTAATCATTTTATCTGAAGATACAATTACAGCAAAAGATGTTAAGTTACACGGTTAA
- a CDS encoding phenylalanine--tRNA ligase subunit beta, producing MKISYNWLKDYLDLSIGSNDLADILTSTGLEVEGVSQVFSSFEHLVVGKVIDCYQHPDADRLKITKVDVGHNINQIICGAPNVRKGQYVVVVLPGNYLTNIKGESFKIKKTKIRGKWSEGMICGEDEIGLGYNHEGIIELTKDCKVGDLVSNYFKVNKDQVLDIGLTPNRTDAFGHIGVCRDLYAYFMHRSKKINFTLPDTSFYKAGESNLSLTLDNQSSDLCSQYYGVCIDNVNVKPSPIWLQSKLISVGLKPVNNIVDITNYVLHETGSPLHAYDYDKIEESNLIIRRAKKSELFRTLDSNEISLSSENLIICDKNKPLCLAGIMGGIDCNVNSKTQRIFLESAFFNSSNVRKTSKQYGIQTDSSYRFERGVDYNNSLFALHRSALLIKDICGAKIGQEVSFTTSQMNYNEIDFSFKYCFNILGHKIDQNNILSILKHLDFEILTQTDDIIKLKVPSFRVDVTRPIDVVEEILRIYGYNNVPESKYIKFQPTISSTISKNDIKLHISSLLASKGFCEIQNNSLTSEKTTRFDGESKLSPVKLLNPLSNDLAIMRTNMFSSALNVIHHNLNRQIFNLKVFEFGKVYGLCDKNKYHEDEHLTICVTGIFKGGSWNDKAKKIDFFIIKGVLDQIIQKSSLSVNDLSLLDTPKSYSSLNSSYFFKKEVIAECGMFSNEFLQLHGIKKDVYFIDIHVNSFFKYFSSHNTQYSPIPKFPSIKRDLSLLIDKDISFFEIKNLINNLNIYLLKKIDLFDVYVGDKVDENKKSYSLSFLFQDKKRTLTDLEVDKIMKRIYKNLNSKLSIELRDGEL from the coding sequence ATGAAGATATCATATAATTGGTTAAAAGATTATCTAGATTTATCAATTGGTTCAAACGATTTAGCAGATATTTTGACTTCCACTGGTTTGGAAGTTGAAGGTGTTAGTCAGGTTTTTTCTTCATTTGAGCACTTGGTTGTGGGCAAGGTTATAGATTGTTATCAGCACCCAGATGCTGACAGATTAAAGATAACAAAAGTAGATGTTGGTCATAATATAAATCAAATTATTTGTGGTGCTCCTAACGTTAGAAAGGGCCAGTATGTAGTTGTAGTGTTGCCAGGAAATTATTTAACTAATATTAAAGGTGAATCTTTTAAAATTAAAAAAACTAAAATTAGAGGAAAGTGGTCCGAAGGAATGATTTGTGGAGAGGATGAAATTGGATTAGGATATAATCATGAAGGTATTATAGAATTGACAAAAGATTGTAAAGTGGGAGATTTGGTGTCTAATTATTTTAAGGTAAATAAAGATCAAGTTCTTGACATTGGATTAACTCCAAATAGAACGGATGCTTTTGGTCATATTGGTGTATGTAGAGATCTATATGCTTACTTTATGCATAGGTCTAAAAAAATCAATTTTACTCTTCCTGATACATCTTTTTACAAGGCTGGGGAGTCCAATCTTTCATTAACTTTAGATAATCAATCTAGTGATTTATGTTCCCAGTATTATGGTGTCTGCATTGATAATGTTAATGTGAAGCCATCTCCAATCTGGTTGCAGTCTAAGCTTATTTCAGTCGGATTAAAACCTGTTAATAATATTGTTGATATAACAAATTATGTTTTACATGAAACAGGTAGTCCCTTGCATGCATATGATTATGATAAGATTGAAGAATCTAATTTAATTATTAGAAGGGCCAAAAAGAGTGAATTATTTCGAACCTTGGACTCTAATGAGATTAGTTTATCTTCAGAAAACTTAATTATATGTGATAAAAATAAACCCTTGTGTTTAGCCGGCATTATGGGTGGAATTGATTGTAATGTTAACAGTAAAACTCAACGTATATTTTTAGAGAGTGCTTTTTTTAACTCTTCTAATGTACGAAAAACTTCAAAACAATATGGTATACAAACAGACTCTTCATATCGTTTTGAAAGAGGTGTGGATTATAATAATAGTTTATTTGCTTTACATAGGTCGGCTTTATTAATCAAGGATATTTGTGGAGCTAAAATTGGACAGGAAGTGTCCTTTACTACTTCACAAATGAATTATAATGAAATTGATTTCTCATTTAAGTATTGTTTTAATATTCTTGGACATAAAATAGACCAAAATAATATTTTATCAATTTTAAAGCATTTAGATTTTGAAATTTTAACACAAACAGATGATATTATTAAGTTAAAAGTGCCTAGTTTTAGAGTTGATGTTACTAGACCAATAGATGTGGTAGAAGAAATTTTGCGAATTTATGGTTATAATAATGTGCCTGAGTCAAAATATATAAAATTTCAGCCAACTATATCTTCAACTATTTCTAAGAATGATATTAAACTTCATATATCAAGTTTATTAGCTTCCAAAGGTTTTTGTGAAATTCAAAATAATTCTTTGACATCTGAAAAAACTACCAGGTTTGATGGTGAGTCTAAGTTAAGTCCAGTTAAGTTGTTGAATCCTTTAAGCAATGATTTAGCTATCATGAGGACCAATATGTTCTCAAGTGCTTTAAATGTGATTCACCATAATTTAAACAGACAGATATTTAATTTAAAAGTTTTTGAATTTGGAAAAGTTTATGGTTTATGTGATAAGAATAAATATCATGAAGACGAACATCTTACGATTTGTGTGACAGGTATTTTTAAAGGTGGAAGTTGGAATGATAAAGCCAAGAAGATTGATTTTTTTATAATTAAGGGGGTGTTAGATCAAATTATACAAAAAAGTAGTCTCTCAGTTAATGATTTATCGCTGCTTGATACTCCTAAGAGTTATAGTTCTTTAAATTCATCCTATTTCTTTAAAAAAGAAGTGATAGCTGAGTGCGGAATGTTTTCTAATGAATTCTTACAACTTCATGGGATAAAAAAAGATGTATATTTTATTGATATTCATGTTAATTCGTTTTTCAAGTACTTTAGTTCACATAATACGCAATACAGTCCTATTCCAAAATTTCCATCTATTAAAAGAGATTTGTCATTGTTAATCGATAAAGATATTTCTTTTTTTGAGATAAAAAATTTGATAAATAATTTAAATATTTATTTGTTAAAAAAGATTGATTTATTTGATGTTTATGTTGGTGATAAAGTTGATGAAAATAAAAAATCATACTCTTTATCATTTTTATTTCAAGACAAAAAGAGAACTCTTACAGATCTAGAGGTTGATAAAATTATGAAACGAATTTATAAGAATTTAAATTCTAAACTTAGTATTGAGTTAAGAGACGGAGAACTTTAA
- the recG gene encoding ATP-dependent DNA helicase RecG: MYSLSILDTKIEFLKGVGPKRSVLLNQELSIFSFSDLLTFFPFRYIDRTHFLKINQINNFDIDVQVIGIVKNINTIGVGRKKRLIVKFADDTGQVDLVFFKGVSWLLKSFLVNKKYLIFGRPSKYGNIISFVHPEIDIIDSRKATSFHSIYPVYHSTEKLTSVGLNSKGISELVKTLLQKCKNHIHENLSDTIIKKYHFLNRSFSFEEIHFASSYQKLKHAIKRFKYEELFFLQISLLKQKNIRQKKHKSFIFNKVGSRFNEFYFNYLQFELTSAQKRVVTEIRNDFLTGFQMNRLLQGDVGSGKTIVAILAILLANDNGFQSCLMAPTEILANQHFNSLKEFSDQLNLNVVLLTGRTPTNEKKIILKDLLNESIDIIVGTHALIQDNVVFSRLGLVIIDEQHKFGVAQRAKLWKNKEILPHVLVMTATPIPRTLAMTAYGDLDLSVIDELPPNRKKVLTTHHYFKDVKKVYSFIYQQLKQKRQVYVVYPLIEESKVLDYKNLMDGFENMKVIFEKKGFNVSMLHGKLSSEQKEMEMQNFLQKKSHLMVSTTVIEVGVNVSNASTMVIQNAEKFGLSQLHQLRGRVGRSSYQSYCILLTSNKLTNDSRKRIKAMVDTNDGFQIAETDLGLRGPGDILGTRQSGLINLKLSSLVKDYDLVELARKDAKLLLISDANLEHIDNRKIFKYFVNHYQKLLKWSTVS; encoded by the coding sequence ATTTATAGTTTGTCTATCCTAGATACAAAAATTGAATTTCTCAAAGGTGTAGGCCCAAAAAGATCAGTGTTATTAAATCAAGAATTGTCTATTTTTTCTTTTTCAGATTTATTAACTTTTTTTCCTTTTAGATATATTGACCGTACTCATTTTCTTAAAATTAATCAAATAAATAACTTCGATATTGATGTTCAAGTAATTGGTATTGTTAAAAATATAAATACAATAGGTGTAGGAAGAAAAAAGCGACTCATTGTTAAGTTTGCTGACGATACTGGTCAAGTTGATTTAGTATTCTTTAAGGGTGTCAGTTGGCTACTTAAATCATTTTTAGTTAATAAAAAGTATCTTATTTTTGGAAGGCCTTCAAAATATGGTAATATAATTTCTTTTGTGCATCCAGAAATAGATATAATTGATTCTAGAAAAGCAACGAGTTTTCACTCAATTTATCCTGTTTACCATTCTACCGAAAAATTAACATCTGTTGGATTAAATAGTAAGGGTATTTCCGAGCTAGTTAAGACATTATTACAAAAGTGTAAAAACCACATCCACGAAAACCTTTCTGATACTATTATAAAAAAATATCACTTTTTAAACAGATCATTTTCCTTTGAAGAAATTCATTTTGCTTCATCTTATCAGAAATTAAAACATGCAATAAAAAGATTTAAGTATGAGGAGTTGTTTTTTCTCCAGATTTCATTGTTAAAACAAAAAAATATTCGTCAAAAAAAACATAAATCATTTATTTTTAACAAGGTCGGCAGTAGGTTTAATGAATTCTATTTTAATTATCTTCAATTTGAGTTAACATCTGCACAGAAGAGAGTTGTGACAGAAATAAGAAATGATTTTTTAACTGGCTTTCAAATGAATAGATTGTTACAAGGAGATGTAGGTTCAGGAAAAACAATTGTTGCTATTCTAGCTATATTACTAGCAAATGATAATGGTTTTCAATCCTGTTTGATGGCACCTACAGAAATACTAGCTAATCAACATTTTAATAGTTTAAAAGAGTTTTCTGATCAATTAAATCTCAATGTAGTTTTGTTGACAGGTAGGACACCTACTAATGAAAAAAAAATTATTCTTAAAGACCTGTTAAATGAATCTATAGATATTATTGTTGGAACGCATGCATTAATCCAAGATAATGTTGTTTTTTCCCGTTTGGGTTTAGTGATTATTGATGAGCAGCATAAATTTGGTGTCGCTCAACGTGCTAAATTATGGAAGAATAAAGAAATTTTACCACATGTTTTAGTAATGACAGCTACTCCGATTCCCCGTACTTTAGCTATGACTGCATATGGTGACTTAGATCTTTCGGTTATTGATGAATTACCACCAAATCGAAAAAAAGTTCTTACTACTCATCATTATTTTAAAGATGTTAAAAAGGTTTATAGTTTTATTTATCAACAATTAAAACAAAAAAGACAAGTTTATGTAGTCTATCCACTTATAGAAGAGAGCAAAGTATTAGATTATAAAAATTTGATGGATGGATTTGAAAATATGAAAGTTATTTTCGAAAAAAAAGGATTCAATGTATCTATGTTACATGGAAAGTTAAGTAGTGAGCAAAAGGAAATGGAGATGCAAAATTTTTTACAAAAAAAGTCTCATTTAATGGTTTCTACTACAGTTATTGAGGTTGGTGTAAATGTTTCTAATGCATCTACTATGGTGATTCAAAATGCGGAAAAATTTGGTCTATCACAGTTACATCAGCTTAGAGGGCGAGTAGGAAGATCTAGTTATCAGTCATATTGTATTTTATTGACATCTAATAAATTAACTAATGATTCACGTAAAAGGATAAAGGCTATGGTTGACACAAATGATGGTTTTCAAATTGCAGAAACTGATCTAGGACTCAGAGGTCCAGGTGATATTTTAGGTACCAGACAAAGCGGTTTAATAAATTTAAAATTATCTAGTTTAGTTAAAGATTATGATTTAGTCGAACTAGCTAGAAAAGATGCGAAATTATTATTAATCTCAGATGCTAATCTTGAACATATTGATAATAGAAAAATTTTTAAATATTTTGTTAATCACTATCAGAAATTATTAAAATGGAGTACAGTTTCTTAG
- the purL gene encoding phosphoribosylformylglycinamidine synthase subunit PurL, translating into MSTETLTTEKDAISMGLLTEEFDKICKILKRTPNHTELSIFSVMWSEHCSYKNSILWLKKLPKTGKQMLVEAGEENAGLVDIGDGLACAFKIESHNHPSALEPYQGAATGVGGINRDIFTMGARPIAQLNSLRFGDIHLNRTQWLLKGVVKGIGDYGNSFGIPIVGGETFFDKSYNTNPLVNAFSAGIMKKGDMISAIAKGPGNPVFIVGSSTGKDGINGAAFASKDLTEDSADDIPSVQVGDPFQEKLLLEATMELSKTNVLIGMQDMGAAGIICSTSEMSSAGKCGMIIDLDKVPVRQKMDPFEILLSESQERMLLVVKKGKESIAKSIFKKWDLNCEQIGVVTDTKRLEFYSDNKCIANLPADALVLGGGAPIYERDYFEPKYFSEYKNFDMSAVLPPENIIEVAKEIIKMPNIASKKWIFEQYDSMVGTVNMSTNAPSDASVVNLKGTNKALVLTVDCNARYVKADPKVGCAIAVSEAARNIVCSGGKPLAITNCLNFGNPYDPEVYWQFVNSILGMKWACESLKTPVTGGNVSFYNQTVLKDDAEPCFPTPTIGMVGLIQDKKNVMTLDFKNPGDIIYLIGECYDDIASSEYLANYHNISASPAPHFDMDQELILQKTILSLIENKHIKSAHDISDGGLYVCLIESGIVRNLGFDIFTNHDFRQDAYLFGESQSRVVVTVSPNKKDKFEKYLKDKISFTSLGEVTESKIIIDDLDFGSINSVKDDYLNAIESILKS; encoded by the coding sequence ATGTCTACAGAAACACTTACTACCGAAAAAGATGCAATATCTATGGGTCTTTTGACCGAAGAATTTGATAAAATTTGTAAAATCTTAAAAAGAACACCTAATCATACTGAGTTAAGTATATTTTCTGTAATGTGGTCTGAACATTGTTCTTATAAGAATTCTATTTTATGGTTAAAAAAATTACCTAAAACAGGAAAACAAATGTTAGTTGAAGCTGGTGAGGAAAATGCTGGACTAGTCGATATTGGAGACGGTTTAGCCTGTGCTTTTAAAATAGAATCCCATAATCATCCATCAGCACTAGAACCCTATCAAGGAGCTGCAACAGGTGTTGGAGGAATTAATAGAGATATTTTTACTATGGGTGCTCGTCCTATAGCGCAATTAAATTCTCTTCGATTTGGTGATATACACTTAAATCGAACTCAGTGGTTATTGAAAGGAGTGGTTAAAGGAATTGGTGATTATGGTAATTCTTTTGGAATTCCAATAGTTGGTGGCGAAACATTTTTTGATAAAAGTTATAATACAAATCCTTTAGTAAATGCGTTTTCTGCAGGTATAATGAAAAAAGGTGATATGATTTCTGCAATAGCAAAAGGTCCTGGTAATCCAGTTTTTATTGTAGGTTCTTCAACAGGTAAAGACGGAATTAATGGCGCAGCATTTGCTTCTAAAGATTTAACTGAGGATTCAGCCGATGACATCCCATCAGTACAGGTTGGCGACCCTTTTCAAGAAAAACTATTACTTGAAGCAACTATGGAATTATCAAAAACTAATGTTCTTATTGGTATGCAAGACATGGGGGCGGCTGGCATTATCTGCTCCACATCTGAAATGAGTAGTGCAGGTAAATGCGGTATGATTATTGATTTAGATAAAGTTCCTGTAAGGCAGAAAATGGATCCATTTGAAATTCTTTTATCTGAGTCCCAAGAACGCATGTTGTTAGTTGTTAAAAAAGGAAAGGAGTCTATTGCTAAGTCTATTTTTAAGAAATGGGATCTCAATTGTGAACAAATTGGTGTTGTTACAGATACAAAAAGGTTAGAGTTTTACTCAGATAATAAATGTATTGCTAATCTACCAGCTGATGCATTAGTCCTAGGTGGTGGAGCACCTATTTATGAGAGGGATTATTTTGAGCCAAAATATTTTTCAGAATACAAAAATTTTGATATGTCCGCTGTTTTACCTCCAGAAAATATTATTGAGGTAGCTAAAGAGATAATTAAAATGCCAAATATCGCTTCTAAAAAATGGATATTTGAACAATATGATTCCATGGTAGGTACAGTTAATATGAGCACAAATGCTCCTTCTGATGCCTCAGTTGTTAATTTAAAAGGCACAAATAAAGCTTTGGTATTAACTGTGGACTGTAATGCAAGATATGTGAAGGCTGATCCTAAAGTTGGATGTGCTATTGCGGTTAGTGAAGCAGCTAGAAATATTGTTTGCTCTGGAGGAAAACCTCTTGCTATTACAAATTGTTTGAATTTTGGAAATCCTTATGATCCTGAAGTTTATTGGCAATTTGTTAATTCAATTCTTGGTATGAAGTGGGCATGTGAATCATTAAAAACTCCAGTGACTGGAGGTAATGTTAGCTTTTATAATCAAACTGTATTAAAAGATGATGCAGAGCCTTGTTTCCCCACACCAACCATTGGTATGGTCGGTCTGATTCAAGATAAAAAAAATGTTATGACACTTGATTTTAAAAATCCAGGTGATATAATTTATTTAATTGGTGAATGTTATGATGATATTGCTTCTTCTGAGTATCTTGCAAATTATCATAATATTAGCGCAAGTCCTGCACCACATTTTGATATGGATCAAGAATTAATATTACAAAAAACAATTTTATCATTAATTGAGAATAAACACATCAAGTCTGCTCATGATATTTCAGATGGTGGTCTCTATGTTTGTCTTATTGAAAGTGGTATAGTTAGAAATTTAGGTTTTGACATTTTTACTAATCATGATTTCAGACAAGATGCATATTTATTCGGTGAATCTCAAAGCAGGGTGGTTGTTACAGTTAGTCCTAATAAAAAAGATAAGTTTGAGAAATATTTAAAAGATAAAATATCATTTACTTCTTTGGGAGAGGTCACTGAAAGTAAAATCATTATTGATGATCTTGATTTTGGCAGTATTAATTCAGTGAAGGATGATTATTTAAACGCCATAGAAAGTATTTTAAAATCATAA